In Gossypium arboreum isolate Shixiya-1 chromosome 5, ASM2569848v2, whole genome shotgun sequence, a single genomic region encodes these proteins:
- the LOC108449915 gene encoding UDP-glycosyltransferase 76B1-like, which produces MKLKGRGSVILFPLPFQGHINPMLQLANILHERGFSISIIHTRFNSPNPLNYPLFRFYPIPDGLSENHVISSDPNRIVAFVKFLNSNCQTPFRVCLAKLISTSLEDEDPTACLVTDALWYSTQAVADDLKLPRIVLRTSNVSSFIVLSSMSLLFEKGYLPLQDSVAEMEVPELPQFRFKDIAMLEASDRESFLQFIEILVQETKASSGIILNSCEDLEQEFLSKLSLLFPIPVFLIGPFHKYFPASSSSLLPQDRTCISWLDKQQPNSVIYVSFGSVAAIEEADFLEVAWGLANSMQPFLWVVRPGLVQGSEWLEILPNGYLEMVGERAHIVKWAPQQEVLAHPSTGAFWTHCGWNSTLESLCEGVPMICQPSFGDQKTDSRFVSHVWRVGVHLEFKIERGEIERAIRRLMVEPEGQEMRERIKLIKDKINLCLKPGGSSYKSLDNLVSYILSM; this is translated from the exons ATGAAACTGAAGGGTCGTGGATCAGTGATACTGTTTCCTTTGCCGTTTCAAGGCCATATAAATCCCATGCTTCAGCTTGCAAACATCCTCCATGAAAGAGGTTTTTCCATTTCCATAATCCACACTCGCTTCAATTCTCCTAACCCTTTAAACTACCCTCTTTTCAGATTCTACCCCATTCCCGATGGATTATCTGAAAACCATGTCATTTCTTCAGATCCTAATCGTATTGTGGCCTTCGTTAAGTTCCTCAACTCCAATTGCCAAACCCCATTTCGCGTTtgcttggctaagttgatctccACCAGTTTGGAAGATGAAGATCCCACTGCGTGCTTGGTTACTGATGCTTTGTGGTACTCCACACAAGCTGTCGCTGATGACCTTAAGCTTCCTAGGATTGTGTTAAGGACCAGTAATGTCTCGTCATTTATTGTTTTGTCCTCCATGTCATTGCTGTTCGAAAAGGGTTACCTTCCGTTGCAAG ATTCTGTGGCAGAAATGGAAGTCCCAGAGCTTCCACAATTCAGATTCAAAGACATAGCAATGCTGGAAGCAAGTGATAGGGAAAGCTTTCTTCAATTCATTGAGATACTAGTTCAAGAAACCAAGGCTTCTTCAGGGATTATATTGAACTCATGTGAAGATCTTGAGCAAGAATTTCTATCAAAACTTTCGTTGTTATTTCCCATCCCAGTTTTTCTCATAGGTCCTTTCCACAAGTATTTTCCAGCTTCATCCAGTAGTTTACTGCCTCAAGACAGGACCTGCATATCATGGCTAGACAAACAACAACCCAACTCAGTGATTTATGTTAGCTTCGGAAGCGTAGCGGCTATAGAAGAGGCTGACTTCTTGGAGGTAGCTTGGGGACTGGCCAACAGCATGCAGCCCTTTTTGTGGGTGGTTCGACCGGGGTTGGTCCAGGGCTCCGAATGGCTTGAAATTTTACCAAATGGGTACTTAGAAATGGTAGGGGAAAGAGCCCACATAGTTAAATGGGCTCCCCAACAGGAAGTTCTAGCTCACCCTTCAACGGGAGCATTTTGGACACACTGTGGGTGGAATTCAACACTGGAGAGCTTATGTGAAGGGGTCCCCATGATCTGTCAGCCATCTTTTGGTGACCAGAAGACAGACTCAAGATTTGTAAGCCATGTATGGAGGGTTGGGGTTCATTTGGAATTCAAGATAGAGAGAGGGGAGATTGAGAGGGCAATCAGGAGATTAATGGTGGAACCTGAGGGACAGGAAATGAGAGAGAGGATCAAGTTAATCAAAGACAAGATCAATCTTTGTCTAAAACCTGGAGGTTCATCTTACAAATCTTTGGACAATTTGGTTAGTTACATACTTTCTATGTAG